In Plasmodium chabaudi chabaudi strain AS genome assembly, chromosome: 9, the following proteins share a genomic window:
- a CDS encoding crystalloid-specific PH domain-containing protein, putative translates to MKILVSISFVCLVAFCRGHKNFSRRNNYLQYLRSQTFMQEKPKLQNFNGNYSEDITEFDIHDDDEYNSFKNDKDMKENNQLEFKNIEKELNTNEVSNPDSINIMGSGKECSVNEKGELDVSINSRDIFNLIKYMVEITSNSIIIKDIKNSNVVKELTYEHIKLPIETIEETRECWSVKFNKEKIIFCEKNKQNRDRWVKDILKALFCYNTNNLTIENNQKVYKQKSDIPKHSTVDERIQNLKETLTNDKNNLDKQKSTKHNNNIVISNLKNSNPSISLK, encoded by the coding sequence atgaAAATCCTTGTGTCTATTTCCTTTGTTTGTTTAGTAGCCTTTTGTAGAGGCCATAAAAATTTCTCAAGAAGAAATAATTACTTGCAATATTTGAGATCTCAAACATTTATGCAAGAAAAACcaaaattacaaaattttaatggTAACTATTCAGAAGACATAACTGAGTTTGATATACATGACGACGATGAGTATAacagttttaaaaatgacaAAGATATGAAAGAGAATAATCAGTTAGAGTTTAAAAATATCGAGAAAGAATTAAATACTAATGAAGTTAGTAATCCTGatagtataaatattatgggAAGTGGAAAAGAATGCTCTGTTAATGAAAAAGGAGAATTAGACGTTTCAATAAATTCACgagatatttttaatttaattaagtATATGGTCGAAATAACATCAAAtagtataataattaaagatattaaaaattcaaatgtTGTTAAAGAATTGACATATGAGCATATTAAACTACCAATCGAAACCATTGAAGAAACACGAGAATGTTGGAGcgttaaatttaataaagagaaaattatattttgtgagaaaaataaacaaaacaGAGATAGGTGGGttaaagatatattaaaagctctattttgttataatacaaataatctAACAATcgaaaataatcaaaaagtatataaacaaaaatccGATATACCAAAACATTCAACGGTTGATGAAAGaattcaaaatttaaaagaaacaTTAACTAATGATAAGAACAATTTggataaacaaaaaagcacaaaacataataacaatattgTAATTtccaatttaaaaaatagtaaccCAAGTATTTCTCTTAAATGA
- a CDS encoding cytochrome c oxidase assembly factor 5, putative yields the protein MLNINSDTPHRKASNSCKQILNDMIACYQNTVCYKKGDRTFEECLHNHNLDEVDESCIILRKAYAQCRRNMLNGNYKMMGNPLSR from the coding sequence atgcTCAACATAAACTCAGACACCCCTCATAGAAAAGCATCAAATTCATGTAAgcaaatattaaatgaCATGATAGCATGCTATCAAAATACGgtttgttataaaaaaggagATAGAACTTTTGAAGAATGTTTACATAATCATAATTTAGACGAAGTTGATGAAAgttgtattattttgagAAAAGCATATGCTCAATGCCGTCGAAATATGTTAAATGGAAATTACAAAATGATGGGAAATCCATTATCAAGATAA
- a CDS encoding protein KRI1, putative: MKEIVQNDVVLGKEEDECIEENGETNETKDFIVNKKRKNETNDGKKKNKKNEIFERTDNTNDLSVEESTNSDEMINEKKGRKKCKKYIDKNAEEKEKIEESESSSSAENSSSSDEDHDGLLLTSKFKKKFSNLLLKLKSKDSNLLNKKDDCFFHDSDFDTDTSKDDVPKESDEEENKNNDNNENEKKNSINYSEFYKDILLKEGSQAFDNEEENLLNKEKEAYSSKNRKSYFDEQDELKKKILEACKIADEEYAKNNDENEGDFFTIKEKTENEILEEKKYFENFLSTSNHIKESDNLLKEYWKDNLNKDEEFLRDYILKELWREDKIHNIYEEIDEIDDEELEKSERFEKTYNFRFEEQNGNIINSAPRKIDNSVRQENEKKKKKRDRKKEKRIKKRELKRKMLLEELKNKENNKDTSTTLLNKNGNNNNSKNLEQHKANNKNNQEHSDNDLWYLCDECQYAIMPLSYVFECNTCENFTLCKKCFKKGKHEHPLKKMLVPIYCEPPANYENGNDNEDDQNDINGKTKKRRKTQNNEIEYLENDSSGYEDLIDDMPIRYKYIKVKPKAFNLTTDFILKTDDTKLDEIVPMKKISPYYENKKKSSDRKPKKK, encoded by the coding sequence ATGAAAGAAATTGTACAAAACGATGTTGTTTTGGGAAAAGAAGAGGATGAATGTATTGAAGAAAATGGAGAAACCAATGAAACAAAAGATTttattgtaaataaaaagcggaaaaatgaaactaatgatggaaaaaaaaagaataaaaaaaatgaaatatttgaaCGAACGGATAATACTAATGATCTGAGTGTAGAGGAATCCACTAATAGTGACGAAATGATTAATGAGAAAAAAGGACGTAAGAAAtgtaaaaagtatatagataaaaatgcagaagaaaaagaaaaaatagaagaaTCAGAGTCATCGTCGAGTGCTGAAAACAGCTCGAGTAGTGACGAAGATCATGATggattattattaacatcgaagtttaaaaaaaagttctctaatttattacttaaattaaaaagtaaagattctaatttattaaataaaaaagatgatTGCTTTTTTCATGACAGTGATTTTGATACGGATACGTCCAAGGATGATGTACCAAAAGAGAGCGATGAagaggaaaataaaaataatgataataatgaaaatgaaaagaagAATAGCATAAATTATTCAGAATTTTACAAAGATATATTACTAAAGGAAGGATCACAAGCTTTTGataatgaagaagaaaatcttcttaataaagaaaaagaagcGTATTCTTCAAAAAATCGCAAAAGTTATTTTGATGAACAAGAtgaactaaaaaaaaaaatccttGAAGCATGTAAAATTGCTGATGAGgaatatgcaaaaaataatgatgaaaatgaaggtgacttttttacaataaaagaaaagacagaaaatgaaatattggaagaaaaaaaatattttgaaaattttcttAGCACATCAAACCATATTAAAGAAAgtgataatttattaaaagaatattggaaagataatttaaataaagatgaAGAATTTTTAAgagattatatattaaaagaattatGGAGAGAAGATaaaattcataatatttatgaagAAATAGATGAAATAGATGATGaagaattagaaaaatCGGAAAGATttgaaaaaacatataattttcgaTTTGAAGAACAAAATgggaatattataaattctGCACCAAGGAAAATAGATAATAGTGTAAGacaagaaaatgaaaaaaaaaaaaaaaaaagagatcgaaaaaaagaaaaacgaataaaaaaaagagaattaaaaagaaaaatgcttttagaagaattaaaaaataaagaaaataacaaaGATACGAGTACCACTCtacttaataaaaatggcaataataataattcaaaaaatttagaGCAACATAAagctaataataaaaataaccaAGAGCATAGTGATAATGATTTATGGTATTTATGCGATGAATGCCAATATGCAATTATGCCCTTAAGTTATGTATTTGAATGTAATACATGTGAAAATTTTActttatgtaaaaaatgctttaaaaagggaaaaCATGAACATccattgaaaaaaatgctaGTACCTATATATTGTGAACCACCTGCgaattatgaaaatggtAATGATAATGAGGATGATCAGAATGACATAAATGGAAAAACGAAGAAAAGACGAAAAacacaaaataatgaaatagaaTACTTGGAAAATGATTCTAGTGGATATGAAGATTTAATTGATGATATGCCTataagatataaatatattaaagtAAAACCTAAAGCATTTAATTTAACAACggattttatattaaaaacagATGATACAAAATTAGATGAAATAGTAcctatgaaaaaaatatctcCATATTacgaaaacaaaaaaaagtcaTCTGATCGAAAGCCAAAAAAGAAGTAA